From Gemmatimonadaceae bacterium:
TCCATGTCGGCGTTATGGATTGGCTCGGCGCCGATACCTCCCGTTCCCAACCCCTGCTCCCCTGATGCTTTCACGCATCACTGTTCCGTTGGTGGCCGCGGCCGTCCTCATGTTTGCGTGCGGTCCTCGCACGCCGAATCCGGTTGCCAGCGTGCGTCCCAAGGCGGGCGCCGATCGGGGGGTCACATCCCACGTCATGGTCGACACGGCCCAGGGAACGGTCCGGTTCGCCATTGAGGTGACCAACGACTCGCGCAAGCGCGTCGAACTCGCCTTCCCCGACGGACAGACGCACGATTTCACCGTGCTCGACGCGCAGGGGCGCGAAGTGTGGAAGTGGAGCAAGGATCGCCTCTTCACGCAGGCCATGCAGAATCGCCTGCTCGATGCGCACGACTCGATCATCTACGCCGAGAAGTGGACGCCCACGTCGCGTGGCCGCTTCACGCTCGTCGCGCAGCTCCACAGCGAGAATTTCCCCGTTCAGCAGCGGGTTGAGTTCGCCCTGCCCTGAACGCGCGGCGCTGAGCGACCTGCGCCAATCGCAGGTACATTATCGCAGTATCGGCAACGGACGCCCGAGGGCGTCCGTTAGTGTTTGCGGGCGTGTCCGTCGCCCGTGCCACCTGACCCTGTGCCCGGCCCTCTGTGACTTCATCTCCCGCCGTGAACGATCTCGAGATGCTCGAACGTCTTGCGCTCGCGCGCAAAGACCTCGCGAAAATGATCTCGCAACGCATCGTCGGTCAGGCCCACATCGTCGACGATCTGGTGACGGCGCTCCTTGCGGGTGGCCATGCGGTGCTCATCGGTGTGCCGGGGCTCGCGAAGACCCTGCTCGTGCAGACGGTGGCGCAGACGCTCGATCTGTCCTTCTCGCGAGTGCAGTTCACGCCGGACCTCATGCCGAGTGACATCACCGGCACGGAGTTGATGGAAGAAGAGAGCGGCACCGGACGGCGCGCCTTCCGCTTTGCACCGGGCCCGGTGTTCGGCAACATGGTGCTCGCCGACGAAATCAATCGCGCCCCGCCAAAGACGCAGGCCGCGCTGCTGCAGGCCATGCAGGAGCGAACGGTCACCGTCGCCGGTCAGACGTACGACCTGCCCCGCCCGTTCTTCGTGCTCGCCACGCAGAACCCGGTCGAACAGGAAGGCACGTACTCGCTCCCCGAAGCGCAGCTCGACCGCTTCATGTTCGAACTGAACATCGGCTATCCGACGCGCGAGGAGGAAGAGCAGATCGTGCTCTCCACCACCGGCGATCGAGAGGGCGTGATCACGCCCGTGCTCACCGGCGCACAGCTGCAGGAGCTCCAGCGGCTCGTGCGTCGTCTGCCGGCGCCGCCGAGTCTGGTGAGCTACGCGGTGTCGGTCGTGCGCGCGACGCGTCCGGAAAATCCGGAAGCATCGGCGAAGGTCAAGCAGTACGTGTCGTGGGGCGCCGGTCCGCGTGCCTCGCAGTACCTCATCCTGGGTGCGAAGGCCCGGGCGGCGATGGATGGG
This genomic window contains:
- a CDS encoding AAA family ATPase, producing MTSSPAVNDLEMLERLALARKDLAKMISQRIVGQAHIVDDLVTALLAGGHAVLIGVPGLAKTLLVQTVAQTLDLSFSRVQFTPDLMPSDITGTELMEEESGTGRRAFRFAPGPVFGNMVLADEINRAPPKTQAALLQAMQERTVTVAGQTYDLPRPFFVLATQNPVEQEGTYSLPEAQLDRFMFELNIGYPTREEEEQIVLSTTGDREGVITPVLTGAQLQELQRLVRRLPAPPSLVSYAVSVVRATRPENPEASAKVKQYVSWGAGPRASQYLILGAKARAAMDGRAMPDIDDIRSVAKAVLRHRLVVNFQAEADGIPKESLIELP